In Vibrio sp. STUT-A11, a genomic segment contains:
- the yaaA gene encoding peroxide stress protein YaaA, translating into MLIVVSPAKTLDYESPLATEKFTQPELIEYSKQLIEVCRKLTPADVSSLMKVSDKIADLNVGRFQEWSETFTTENSRQAILAFKGDVYTGLEAESLSEADFDYAQDHLRMLSGLYGLLKPLDLMQPYRLEMGTKLANDKGANLYQFWGNVITDKLNEAIVAQGDNVLINLASNEYFKAVKPKNLDAQVITPIFKDCKNGQYKVISFYAKKARGMMARYIIENRIESVADLTKFDTAGYYFVEEESTPTELVFKREEQN; encoded by the coding sequence ATGCTTATCGTAGTTTCTCCTGCTAAGACACTGGATTATGAGTCTCCGTTAGCAACGGAAAAGTTTACTCAACCTGAGTTAATTGAATATTCCAAACAGCTGATTGAAGTTTGCCGTAAACTGACGCCTGCTGATGTCTCATCATTGATGAAGGTGAGCGACAAAATCGCAGATTTGAACGTAGGTCGATTCCAGGAGTGGAGTGAAACTTTCACGACTGAAAACTCACGTCAGGCGATCCTAGCGTTCAAAGGTGATGTTTATACGGGTCTTGAAGCTGAAAGCTTGTCTGAAGCTGACTTTGATTACGCTCAAGATCATCTGCGTATGCTATCTGGCCTTTATGGTTTGTTGAAACCATTAGATTTGATGCAACCATATCGTCTGGAAATGGGTACTAAGCTTGCCAACGACAAAGGAGCTAACTTGTACCAGTTTTGGGGCAATGTCATCACTGACAAGCTCAACGAAGCGATTGTAGCCCAAGGCGATAATGTGCTGATTAACCTGGCATCAAACGAGTACTTTAAGGCGGTGAAACCAAAGAACCTTGATGCTCAAGTGATCACGCCAATCTTTAAAGATTGTAAAAATGGTCAATACAAAGTGATCAGCTTCTACGCTAAAAAAGCGCGTGGCATGATGGCGCGTTACATTATCGAAAATCGAATTGAGAGTGTCGCTGACCTGACTAAGTTTGATACGGCGGGATACTACTTCGTCGAAGAAGAGTCGACGCCAACAGAGCTGGTTTTCAAACGCGAAGAGCAGAACTAA